CAAATGACTATTTTAGCTCCCCGACACTCACCTACACACTCCATCAGACTAATCTGCCTGGCAACAGTCCTCTGAACCAAGAAAGGAAGGCCCGACCCGCTTCCCGATGTGCACGAGTGGTCCAGCAGATCCTTGAAAGCCAAGACAGACCCGTTTAGTCAGAGCCGCAGCTTCCCAGTCAGTGGCCGCCCGGTGTTGTTCTTACGGCTAAAGTGCCGTCCCCCGCGTTGGAGGTGATGAGTCCGTCTACGGCCCCGTGCTCAGTGTCAAACTCCTGCAGCCTGTGAAGGTATCCCCGGTGGAGCCTCCTGCAGAGCAGCGCCGACGCCACCGACAGCAGCGCCAGGGCCAATACCGGGCCCAGCGCCAGGAGAGCCAGCGTGCCGGCGCCGTAGCCAACCGGCTCGCCCCGCGGAGCTACGCCGACAAAGAAAGTAGCTGAaggtaaatgaacatttgataGGCTTCAACTGTTTCTGAAAAAGACTTCTTGGACTACCTGAAGGGAGCATGGCCATAACGGCACTCCTGGTGGTGTTGGCGTTGCACAGGTGGCGCGAGCAGCAGTGGATGGCCTGGTGGGAGGAGGGCGGCGTGGAACAGTGCAACCGCGTCTTCTTGGGACCCTCCAGGCAGCCGCGCTCAAACACCACGCCGCCGCTGCCCACGCGTACCGACGAGAAGCAGCGCGTGCCGCGGCACTGCTCCTGCAGGCACTTGGAACCGTCGCACAGGCACAGTAGCTGACCCTCTGGTGGGGGAGACGCAGACGGACCTTGTTCCAAAAAGATATTTGCACCCTTCGCATAGTTGCCCCACTTTCATTTTTAAGATCAGCAAATGTCAAGATCTGACCACATGAAGTCTAATGGTCCAACCAATACCTGAGCTCTCAGATGATGTCTGCGGGGCCCACAGGGAgagcatcagcagcagcagggggACATGGACACTCCTAGCAGCCATGGTTCAGTGCACTGAAGCGGGGAGGAAACAGCCCGGTTAATACATCAGGCAGAAAGAAGTTTACAAAGAGGATAATTGTGTTTACGCCCCCTCCATATTTGCCAACATCTCCTAATTGCATTTAAACGTGGTTGGAGCACAACATACCAAGCTTGCAAGTGGGCATGGATGAATGGTATTTCCGTTCACTTCAATGATGAGGTTTTGAGTTACAAGCATGGTCACTTTACAAATTTCACTCGCATCTGAAGGCGCAACTGTACAAGTAGCAAAATGATACCTTGTTTTCCTTCAAAATCGTTCAACCCTagtttaaacacaaatgtcgGACGTTGGTTGTTGATTTGAGGAGCACGCAAATGAGGAGGTTTATTTATCGCCGCCTCCAAGGCGCCACTCAAGGCAGAAAGATGCCCGACGCCGCTAGTTAGCCTAGCCGAGCTAAACTGGCTGCAATACGGAGCAAACCTGGACTGGAGTACTGACACAAGCGAGGCGGTGAAAAGATTGGACCCACCTAGCACACAGGGGTGACGAATTCTACCTCATCATGTAGGTCACGCTTTGGTGTCCTTATTTTAGGCTTGAAACTGTTTTCCTCccttctgttttgtttgtgcctCCTCTTGGGGCCACAGCCCAGCACACCCGCTTACTCGTTTTGGTTCAGCCCCCGCGACGTCACTACAACAAAGGTGCATTATGGGCCAGAGTTTGCCAGATCGGTGTTTATGATCAAACATAAAACTGAttttaagtttaaaaaaaaaaatagaaattcgTTGACGCTAGCACACAGCTCAAaagaaaattttaatttttaaaactttagGAGTTTAGATGTAAATCAAGATTTATTAGCTTGAatgtaatacatttttaatattgaaaCAATTCCTATGTGTGACAGAGCAGACTTGATTTGAGAAATACTTTTCTGTTAGCTCATGCATGCAGTTTGAGGATCACCTTGCAAACCTCCCAATGTTCTCTTCAGAGTTGCCCTAAAACAATGCGCCCTTTCATCTCGGAATCAGGCCTGCACAGCTCAAATGACATTCATTTCAAcctattttaataaaataaaatacaataaacattCGGGacgtaacaaaaaaaaattgaatcgGAAACTCGGTTTTgattgaatgaaataaaaatgttgcatcATTTCGCGCAATTACAATTGATGCAACTTCTGCCCTGCAATGTAGTTTTTCCGCCgcataattttttattttatttttattttttctaagcGTGCAGGTATGGGAGGAATAGAGCAGTTTTATTGTACTGTCTGTTTCCCGTCTTCACAGAGCCACATTgtctgcaacttttttttctctctttaatTAAAGACTCCCAGTCTGCTCTCAGTGACCTGACGCGCTCCCCGCTCCACGAAGGGGAAACGCTATCCCTGCCACGAAGGTGGGATTATTCGACGGGAATAATGCGCCCTAAGATTCTCGCttgagtgactttttttccccctcagccTTGCAGTGAAATCCTGATGCTCTTCATCCTGAGCAGTCTGACCAGAGCGGACATGGAGCTTTTTGGGACAACGTCAGCTTTTATGTTTGTGCTGCACCTGCTTTCTGTCGGCGGTGTAGTCAATCCCAAAACAACAGGTAGGAGCATATATTCGTTGTTAgtttataaatacatttaaaaaatgcaattaaaatgcGCGTCTCCAAGTGTCCTGGTGCGTCGTATCCGATGCGGAGGAGCAGAAGTGCGCCGACCTGGCTGGGAACGCCACGGCTCGGAATATCCGAGGCACTTTGCAATGCGTGCGAGGCCTGAACGCCAGAGACTGCATGGAGAAAATTCAAGTACGTCTACATTCAAACGCACatgagcatttaaaaaaaaaatctctttttaAACCTATATACAGCGGAACCTTTGTGATCGACGCAATTTACGGACAATTTGgttctgaacatttaaaaaaaaaaaaaaaagtcccaattTTATGGAATTTAAAACCATCAATTCTATTCCAGGGAATATGAACAGTGCTTtgctgccaccttgtggcGACTTGATGCCAAGCAACtatgttgaatttaaaaaaaacaacctttaactttaactttctTCCTAtaaaatataagaaaaaaatcatataaatCTTGTTTacgagttttttttgtcagaatgGGAGCGCAGACGCAGCCTCCATGTTTGCAGATGACATTTACGCCGCCGGCCTGTGTTACGGCCTGGAGGTGGCTGCCGGGGAGTCCCTCAATGGAGTGGGTAGGCATCTAAGAGATcagtcactttttctttctcttattTGAGGAGGTTAGGAGCCAATCTTGGTTGCTGAACACTCCTTTTTTCATTGTAAATCTTGAATGACTCAAAATGACTACATCTGATCCATCTGCTGGCTAGACGGCGTGAGCTACTACGTGGTGGCGTTGGCTCGCCGCTCGTCGTCCGACTTGTCCCTGCTGGAGATGCACGAACGCAGCTCGTGCCACCCGGGCATTCGCACCACGGTGGGCTGGACCGTGCCCGTCGGCTACCTGCTCAACACCTCGCAAATCAGCCCGGGTCACCAGTGCAACTTCCCTCGTGGTGAGAACCTCAGTTTGCAtgtaaacataaaacattcTTGCTAACGCAAAGTCGTTACCTGGCatatcacgtttttttttaacatttggaaTTACCCTCCTTCTAGCTGTGGGAAACTTGTTCGGCTATAGTTGCGTGCCCGGCATCAAAGACCCCCAACACGACCCCCGAGGCAACAACCCAAAGAACCTGTGCGAGGCCTGCATCGGCGACGACAACGACCGACACATTTGCGCCAGCAATCCCCGAGAGAGGCACTACGGCGAGGCGGGGGCCCTGAGGTAGGCTTTCCCTCGCCGAGAGACGCAATGCATCCTGGGCAACgcctttgtttgtttccaaGGTGCGTGGCTGAGAACCTCGGCGACGTAGCGTTTGTCAAACACAACACCGTTTTTGACAATTTGGATGGTGAGTATTTAAGATTATAAAATAATCGATGACTGCAATGTATTTCTatgtgtgttgctgcaccgtttgtgttTGACCCTTTGACCCTAACCCAGGCAAGAACCAGGACTCGTGGGCCCTGGACGTGGAGGCCGAGGACCTAAAGCTGCTCTGCCCAGACGGCACCGAGGCCGACCTAGACGACTACCGGCACTGCCACCTGGCTGCCGTGCCCGGCAACGGCGTGGTGGTGCGTCAGATGGACAAGTGCCGCGTTTGGAAGTTCTTGGAACGACTGCAGGTCATCCACCTATCCTAATCTATTACCCATCATTCATCCAGTCACCCACCTTTCCTTCCagtgtccatccatccttgcCTGCTCTGCTTTGCCCTTGTAGAACTCGTTTGGTAACTCTTCGGCCGGCTTGAGCATGTTCAGTTCTTCTGGCTACTCCGACTCCGACGTGCTGTTCACTGACTCCACCCGGCTCCTGCTGAGGGTCCTGGGGGGCTTCACATCCTGGCTGGGCCCCTCCTACACCAGCGCCCTGCAAGCGTTTGAGTGCGAAGGTCAGCGTGAAGGTCCACATGAAAACTGACCGGATGAGTCCATATTGAATATTTGAATGCTGTCATGAATTgttccatttgtgttcaacagggttttgttgacaaaaagtggcggccatctttcttcctcttctccctcCTGACATCCAATTACGCCTTCAGTTTCCTTGTGTTGTTTCCACAGTTGTCAAAAGGCGACAACAATACAAACCTGATACatttgataaataaaaattcttttttttaaaaggataAAAGAGTGTTACTTGTTGAACATTTTAGTGCCTGCTGTGGCTTTTAGAGACAGTGAAACCTGACTCAAATGAGACAAATCAGgtgttgcaacagggtgacatagaaaacaCGGGGACCGGAGTTACCTacccatgaaaaaaataaaataaatgcacatgtattagtaaaaaaaaacaaaaaaaaaaaaaacatgtatagTTTGTATACTTTATTTTAGTTGTGAACatatcaaaatacaaaataaacaaaaaacatttctttctacTGTACGTCAAAGTATTAGCttaaaaaagtatttcaaaatgagatataaaaacaacaagaagcataaatatatataaaaaaaagtatttcattCTATGTGAGGTATATTAAATATCATTTCTAATTTGCCAACaatacacacaacacaaaaaaaaacaggtatAAAATACTAAAAGACCTACATTGAGGTATTTCACTTCTTCCCTTGAATATTAATTACACacaatttgaagaaaaatcttGAAGTAGTAATGTAGCAGAACGCTTTTGGATCCCATCGAGTCATGAGGCCACTTCGGAGATGTGGTGTATGTTGGAAAGGGTGAGCTGAGCCTCCCGCGCCGCCGGGTAGAAGCGCCTGGAACGAATCCACAATCTCCCTAAGACCCCCGTGACCAGTAACAGGACCACCAGGAACCCCGCCAGGATGAAGGTCTCCACCGGTGGGAGTCCACCTGCAcggaaaaaatgcaaaaatgttgGTAGAGTAGAGCGCATATAAATACAGTTGCTTAAGGAACGTACCTAAACGGGGACGCTCGCTGTCGGACCGTCGTCTGATGGGACCGTAGGACACCGTGTGGGACAGTGGGATGTCTCGCCGCGTCCTCATCAGGATATCTTCTTCAGCCGAGCAGTTCTGGAAGATTCCGTTTTATTAACCGAGGGGGTGAAGTTGAAGATTGAGCGGGCACACTCACGGGTTGGCACAAGCCGGGCCCGTTATGGCAGATGTGGACGTTGCAGTGCAGGAAGACGTTGGTGTAGGAGCCGCCCACGAATTTGAACATCTGGATCCTGAACGTGGCCTCGGCACCCTGACCGTTCTTCAGCACGCTCAGGGTCTGTTGGTTTGGCAATACGGGGCAGCTGAGgccaaagagaaaagaaacacaTGGAACTGTCCTATGGTGGTGCTTTTGAATCATATAGTTGAGTGCCCACCTGTCCCTAATGAAGGTGTACTGAATGTGGCTGTAGGGATCCTTGGTGGGCGTGGCCCAGCATCGCTCCATGCGCAACATCAGGTGAGCTGGTATCTGGGAGGACCAACATTTTGAGCGAAATCAAAATGCGGAAAATGTTTCCGCATCTCACCATAAACACTTTGACAAAGATGTCGTCGTCCAGGGTGAGCGAGGGGACGGTGGTCCACTTGTCCTCAAAGGCCTCGTCCTTGTACAGCAGCATGGAGACGGAGAAGTTTCCGTCCTCTGTGTTGAGCGTGATTGTCCTGCGTGCGTGGGAAATCAAATCTTGACAGCAGGcttattttaaaaactttatCATGATATCAACCAAGACTAACCTGACATCCACGCGTATCATGTTTTCCCCGTTGGGTTGCTGCACCATGTAGTTGATGGGGTAGCGGCACACAAAGGTGATGTTGATGTAATTCCGGGTGATGATGTCAGTGTGGTTGTCGTGGATGGTGTTGACGAACAGGATGTGAGTGGCGTCCGACGTCTGAagcagcaaacacaaacatcaaCCCCATCAATATTAAACAGTACAAGATAGGCGCTAATGGCTAACTGAGCTCTTCTTGTATTGtgtccccccccaaaactCAAACATCTTCACAAGTGCTCTCCAAATGTGTTTGGTTCAACTCCTCAAGTGTGTCTATTTGACGGAAGAGCGAGGCGAAGACGAGGGCGGGGCGTAGACGTTCATCATTTCCATGTAAATCACCATCATTTGGAAACGCGGGAGGCCGGCCTGACTCGCTTTAACTGCGGTACCGCCCTTCGTCCCGGACTACGCCGCCTTTCTCACAGccattcttcttttctttctgtctgggACTTTTTGGGCTCAGAATTACGTCTGCGCTCGAGAAATGGTCTATCCCGTTTGGAAAAAGCCGAGCAGAGTTACCGTGATGCTTCCGCAGTGGGACAGATTGCTCTTGATGCTGAAGACGTAGTCGTCGCCCACCTCCACGCCTCGACAATCGGGGTCGTTTAGATGCAAGTCCCAGGCCTGCGCACAAATATTAGAAATAATCATAACCGGCAGAACAGTCACAAAGAGGGCGTGCCTTACGTAGACGGGAGGGACTTTGTTCAGGAAGAAGGCGCTGGGGATGACCACTTCCATGTGGTCGTTGGTGCAAATGACCGTTTCGTTCAGCTCTAGGAGAAAGAACATGATTATCACTCGTTTTTAATGCActtcaaattgaaaacaacaacacagacgTGAAGCCATGAACAGAAACGGTGCTTATTTACAAAACTGCATgaaatttgtttcaaatgagctttaaaaaataatactgGAAGGGCTCACCTTCTTGGAAGGTCTGCAGATCACCTTGGGAGGAGACGGCTGTGAAGGTGAGCAGCAACAAGGTCCACGGCAAGCTCACCATCTTGTCTCCTTCCTACCCCTGGGAACGTTTGGCCGCCGACTGCCGCTGTCAGGGCCACAAGACGTAGCACCCCGACGCCCTCGCACCCCCCGGGACAGCTCTAATGAAGTGGGAGCCTCCCTCCATGTCCTCGAGGGCCAACAATGAGATTCCACGCGTGAATAGGGGGAGCCGAGGGGAGTCCGAGGTAACTCCCCTTTTTGTAAACACGCTACGACGACAAGTGCGGCGGCGGTAACCATGTACGCCACCGCTCTTTGTTGTCAgcagactttaaaaaaaaaaaaaaaaaagaagatctTTATGGCTTTGCGGGAACCCCTGCGGGGGGAGCCGGCGAGCAAAGAAAGTGGAGTGCACGTGCGCTGTAGAACAAGATCATAAAACACGCTCTTCACTTCCAGACAGAAGGAAAGAATGTGAGAAGGACAAAACAATGAAGGGTTAACGTACAAAATGGCAGGCAGCATgcaaaatggggaaaaatatttttttttttgtgggtgcaCAACATTGGTTGAAATGatacaaaaatgttaaaaaaaaaaaaaaaagcatgcaaaatctcccctcccttttttttttttacaagtttGAATTTACAAGATTGGTTTCCAAGAGACGGAATGTAGAAATTTCATTGTCTCGCCACCACACATAACACAAGAGCAGCTACAGGGAGAGaagataaagaaataaaagaggGAACCTGCtctcatttcttttgtaatGACACCAAAAGGCCTCCTTCCTTGCCTGTGACTTTACGAGTCGTCCCAACTGCCTTTTATTTCCTGGAAGTTGTGGAAAAACAGCACAGGCATGAAAGACTCAATACAAGTCAAATGTACACTCATGTCTTCTGACGTCAaagttcttttcttttttaagaaaaagtgGGAATGTGCTAAAATTAAGTGTCCGTCACTGCCCCCTACAGTACAGAAAGAGTAGTGCATCATCTTCACTGCAGATGTTGACCGTCGTCTTCGGAAAACAGCTCTGCCAGGTCGGCTACGGTGAGGACGGCGGCCTCCGAGTGCTTCATGGCGGCTCTGCTGTGACTACACGACCACAAAACATGTTCCTTCATCAGCGCTACCTTCATTCCACTTGCTACACAAACAACTAAATACTACTAGGGAAAAAGTTTTCTGAGAATCTGTCTCACACCTCTTATCCGCCGTTTTAAGCATGGTCTGCATCCTCTCCTCGATGGTGGACTTGATGAGGAAGCGGTGCACGAACGTCGGCCTGGGGAGGACGAAGACAGACGCTCCTAATCCTCACACCGATTTTTGTGCCATCACATTATTTACTATTTAcagctgatttgtttttggggtCAATGGACATGTACTTGGTTTGTCCGATGCGGTGCACGCGTCCGATGGCCTGCAGCTCGTGGGCGGGGTTGAGGATGGGCTCCACCAGCAAGACGTGCGTGGCCTCGATGATGTTCAGCCCGTTGGAGCCCGTGTGCAAAGGAAGCAGCAGGATGTTGATCTTCTTCTCGTACTTGAACGAGCTCAGGTTCTCCTGGGGCGGCAGGAATCAGCACAGACACGAGAAAGAGTCCACAAAGATTGTACAAACCTGGAATTTTTGGATCCCGTTGATTTGCGAGAACTCCATGTTGTTGTCAAAGAGAGCTTTGGCGATGATGTCGAGGACACTCTGCCA
Above is a genomic segment from Syngnathus acus chromosome 22, fSynAcu1.2, whole genome shotgun sequence containing:
- the LOC119116137 gene encoding otolith matrix protein 1; the encoded protein is MLFILSSLTRADMELFGTTSAFMFVLHLLSVGGVVNPKTTVSWCVVSDAEEQKCADLAGNATARNIRGTLQCVRGLNARDCMEKIQNGSADAASMFADDIYAAGLCYGLEVAAGESLNGVDGVSYYVVALARRSSSDLSLLEMHERSSCHPGIRTTVGWTVPVGYLLNTSQISPGHQCNFPRAVGNLFGYSCVPGIKDPQHDPRGNNPKNLCEACIGDDNDRHICASNPRERHYGEAGALRCVAENLGDVAFVKHNTVFDNLDGKNQDSWALDVEAEDLKLLCPDGTEADLDDYRHCHLAAVPGNGVVVRQMDKCRVWKFLERLQNSFGNSSAGLSMFSSSGYSDSDVLFTDSTRLLLRVLGGFTSWLGPSYTSALQAFECEGFC
- the si:dkeyp-110a12.4 gene encoding pancreatic secretory granule membrane major glycoprotein GP2 — its product is MVSLPWTLLLLTFTAVSSQGDLQTFQEELNETVICTNDHMEVVIPSAFFLNKVPPVYAWDLHLNDPDCRGVEVGDDYVFSIKSNLSHCGSITTSDATHILFVNTIHDNHTDIITRNYINITFVCRYPINYMVQQPNGENMIRVDVRTITLNTEDGNFSVSMLLYKDEAFEDKWTTVPSLTLDDDIFVKVFMIPAHLMLRMERCWATPTKDPYSHIQYTFIRDSCPVLPNQQTLSVLKNGQGAEATFRIQMFKFVGGSYTNVFLHCNVHICHNGPGLCQPNCSAEEDILMRTRRDIPLSHTVSYGPIRRRSDSERPRLGGLPPVETFILAGFLVVLLLVTGVLGRLWIRSRRFYPAAREAQLTLSNIHHISEVAS